The Candidatus Mycolicibacterium alkanivorans genome contains a region encoding:
- a CDS encoding ABC transporter substrate-binding protein, translated as MNHPPSRRTRVVAALTLALSLGLPATACGSSSDEATITSDGKTELRYLRSPASVQFPELAADLGYFSKVTLKSVGETTSGPQSIQATATNDSDFGSAFNGAIVKLASAGSPITAVVDSYGADAQTFNGFYVLDSGPIRDARDLIGKKVGVNTLGAHSEFVIREWLAREGLSKDEIASVQLLVVPPINTETALREGQIDAGNFSGIFQERALQKGGVRVLFTDKVFGDFSYGSYVLRNNFIKKNPGAVKDFVQGTARAIRWTQVTPRADVVAKFKAIIAKRGRGEDPALADYWKSSSIPTPGGVIKEEEIQLWIDWLVRNGELKEGQNTATDLFTNDDNPYANGTYPPESGPEGTPVEGAP; from the coding sequence GTGAACCACCCACCATCGCGACGAACACGAGTCGTCGCCGCACTGACCCTGGCGCTGTCGTTGGGATTGCCGGCCACCGCGTGCGGGTCGTCGTCCGATGAGGCGACCATCACCTCCGACGGCAAGACCGAACTGCGGTATCTGAGGTCGCCCGCGTCGGTCCAATTCCCGGAACTGGCTGCCGATCTCGGCTACTTCAGCAAGGTCACCCTCAAGTCCGTGGGTGAGACGACCAGCGGACCGCAGTCGATCCAGGCCACCGCCACAAACGACTCCGACTTCGGGTCGGCGTTCAACGGCGCGATCGTCAAACTCGCCTCGGCGGGATCCCCGATCACCGCCGTCGTCGACTCCTACGGCGCCGACGCTCAGACGTTCAACGGCTTCTACGTCCTCGACAGCGGGCCGATCCGCGATGCCCGCGACCTCATCGGCAAGAAGGTCGGCGTCAACACCCTGGGCGCGCACTCCGAGTTCGTGATCCGCGAATGGCTGGCACGTGAAGGTCTTTCGAAAGACGAGATCGCTTCAGTGCAGCTGCTGGTGGTCCCGCCGATCAACACCGAAACAGCTCTCCGCGAAGGACAGATCGATGCCGGCAACTTCAGCGGTATCTTCCAGGAACGCGCCCTGCAGAAGGGTGGTGTGCGGGTCCTGTTCACCGACAAGGTCTTCGGTGACTTCAGCTACGGCAGCTACGTCCTTCGCAACAACTTCATCAAGAAGAACCCCGGGGCCGTCAAGGACTTCGTGCAGGGCACCGCCCGCGCGATCCGCTGGACCCAGGTCACCCCGCGCGCCGATGTGGTCGCGAAGTTCAAGGCCATCATCGCTAAACGCGGTCGCGGCGAAGACCCGGCGCTCGCCGACTACTGGAAGAGCTCGTCGATCCCCACGCCCGGTGGCGTCATCAAGGAGGAGGAGATCCAGCTCTGGATTGACTGGCTGGTCCGCAACGGCGAGCTCAAGGAAGGCCAGAATACCGCGACCGACCTGTTCACCAATGATGACAACCCGTACGCCAACGGCACCTACCCACCCGAATCAGGCCCCGAGGGCACACCTGTGGAGGGGGCACCATGA
- a CDS encoding ABC transporter ATP-binding protein has protein sequence MTTSKLELRSVRKSYPAAGKPDFVAVDDITIAAAAGEFLVLVGPSGSGKSTLLDLIGGLTTPTSGEILLDGRPITGPGLDRGVVFQQYALLPWRSARANVEFGLEAEGIARRRRKTIADEYLHLVGLDGFGDHLPHELSGGMKQRVAIARSLAYDPEVLLMDEPFAALDAQTRESLQDELLRIWKATGKTILFITHGIDEAIYLGQRVAVLTERPGRIKEILPIDIDRESVDDLRSSEQFRDCRHRIWLSLRPEVESTNRNGVAAHV, from the coding sequence ATGACAACCTCCAAGCTCGAACTACGTTCGGTCCGAAAATCGTATCCGGCAGCAGGCAAACCCGACTTCGTCGCGGTCGACGACATCACCATCGCCGCCGCCGCGGGCGAGTTCCTGGTCCTCGTCGGCCCCAGCGGCAGCGGCAAGTCCACGCTGCTCGACCTCATCGGCGGCCTGACGACACCGACCTCCGGCGAGATCCTCCTCGACGGGCGCCCCATCACCGGCCCTGGACTCGATCGCGGTGTCGTCTTTCAGCAGTACGCGTTGCTCCCATGGCGCTCGGCGCGGGCCAACGTGGAGTTCGGCCTGGAAGCCGAGGGAATCGCGCGCCGACGCCGCAAGACCATCGCCGACGAGTACCTGCATCTGGTCGGGCTCGACGGCTTCGGCGACCATCTGCCACACGAACTGTCGGGCGGTATGAAGCAGCGGGTCGCCATCGCGAGGAGCCTCGCCTACGACCCCGAGGTCCTGCTGATGGACGAGCCGTTCGCGGCGCTCGACGCCCAGACCCGCGAGTCACTCCAAGACGAGCTGCTCCGGATCTGGAAGGCGACGGGCAAGACCATCCTGTTCATCACCCACGGCATCGACGAGGCCATCTACCTCGGTCAGCGGGTGGCCGTTCTCACCGAACGCCCGGGCCGCATCAAAGAGATCCTGCCGATCGACATCGACCGGGAGTCCGTCGACGACCTCCGCTCGTCGGAACAGTTCCGCGACTGCCGGCACCGGATCTGGTTGTCGTTGCGGCCGGAAGTGGAAAGCACGAACCGGAATGGAGTCGCGGCCCATGTCTAA
- a CDS encoding TauD/TfdA dioxygenase family protein, with amino-acid sequence MTITETSARIATPQQSIDVAPIAGHIGAEVSGIDLTQKQGSPTQRALAEALYEYKVLFFRDQAIDHAQQVQFTEYFGRVTDAHPLGYTDKSPAGYPQVLTVDSRTYASRAGSRQYSYASFWHQDVTALINPPAITVLRAELVPDVGGDTTWADLGAAYDNLPTSLQRFLEGLYAENRFGGREKRWEKQSEAAALTEQTPIISEHPVVRVHPVTGQRLIYVNPGFTSRIIGLSASQSDRLLDLLFAEITNPAYTVRVRWTPNSVGIWDNRATIHQAPTDLGHLDVVRVLHRTTVEGDIPLGVGGVQSRSISGGPFYAGTA; translated from the coding sequence GTGACGATTACAGAAACCTCAGCGCGGATCGCGACGCCACAACAGTCGATTGATGTCGCTCCCATCGCGGGACACATTGGTGCCGAAGTATCCGGCATCGACCTCACCCAGAAGCAAGGGTCGCCGACCCAGCGAGCCCTCGCCGAGGCGCTCTACGAATACAAGGTGCTGTTCTTCCGTGACCAGGCCATCGATCACGCGCAGCAGGTCCAGTTCACCGAGTACTTCGGTCGGGTGACCGATGCCCATCCGCTCGGCTATACGGACAAGTCGCCTGCCGGATATCCGCAAGTGCTGACAGTGGATTCACGCACCTACGCTAGTCGGGCCGGATCGCGCCAGTACAGTTACGCGAGCTTCTGGCACCAGGACGTGACCGCGTTGATCAACCCGCCTGCGATCACCGTGCTGCGCGCGGAGCTCGTCCCCGATGTCGGAGGCGACACCACGTGGGCAGATCTGGGCGCGGCCTACGACAATCTCCCGACCTCACTCCAACGCTTTCTCGAAGGACTGTATGCCGAGAACCGGTTCGGTGGACGCGAAAAGCGTTGGGAGAAGCAGTCCGAGGCCGCCGCACTCACCGAGCAGACCCCGATCATCAGCGAGCACCCGGTGGTACGCGTTCACCCGGTCACGGGCCAGAGGCTGATCTATGTCAATCCCGGCTTCACCAGCCGGATCATCGGCCTCAGTGCCTCGCAGAGCGATCGTCTGCTCGACCTGCTGTTCGCCGAGATCACCAACCCGGCCTATACCGTCCGTGTCCGGTGGACCCCGAACAGCGTCGGCATCTGGGACAACCGCGCCACGATCCATCAGGCGCCAACCGATCTCGGTCATCTCGACGTCGTCCGGGTGCTGCACCGCACGACCGTCGAGGGTGACATCCCGCTCGGTGTCGGGGGTGTTCAGTCCCGTTCGATCTCCGGTGGACCCTTCTACGCCGGTACCGCCTGA
- a CDS encoding NtaA/DmoA family FMN-dependent monooxygenase (This protein belongs to a clade of FMN-dependent monooxygenases, within a broader family of flavin-dependent oxidoreductases, the luciferase-like monooxygenase (LMM) family, some of whose members use coenzyme F420 rather than FMN.) — translation MNTTSHVQHGAWRLPEARQTDFNSLDHWVSLAKTLEAGKFDFIFFADVVGLYPDYQGSWRKFVESGLQIPSNDPSVIASAIAYATENLGIAITSSVLQAHPFDFARKMSTLDHASNGRIAWNIVTSPMRNAWRNFGYDEITAHDDRYLWADEYVDVAYKLWEGSWDDDALLQDKVSGLHGDFDKVHKINHDGKRYRVEGPHLVSPSPQRTPVLFQAGSSPAGRRFAARNAEAQFILSPTPQAAKGLIDDTRRLVAEAGRHPEDLQFFQGLSFVIGSTEEEAARKAAELDEVLDPSSFIAHIAGSLGYDLGFHDLDTPVGEIETQGLRSVLAWLHEAVPDREPTVRDLAALWGKNGRVVGTPESIADTLATWQAAGVGGINVVNSTIPGSYEEFIDHVLPVLRDRGLAKRNYAEGTARRKATGRDRLPDTHPAAAYRGAFAPVIAS, via the coding sequence ATGAACACCACCTCACACGTCCAGCACGGCGCGTGGCGCCTCCCCGAAGCGCGACAGACCGACTTCAACTCACTCGACCACTGGGTGTCGCTGGCGAAGACCCTGGAAGCAGGAAAATTCGACTTCATCTTCTTCGCCGATGTGGTCGGTCTGTACCCTGACTACCAGGGATCGTGGCGCAAATTCGTCGAGTCCGGGCTACAGATCCCCAGCAACGACCCGTCGGTCATCGCATCGGCGATCGCCTACGCGACCGAGAATCTCGGCATCGCGATCACCAGCTCTGTGCTGCAGGCCCACCCGTTCGATTTCGCGCGCAAGATGTCCACCCTGGACCATGCCTCGAACGGTCGCATCGCATGGAACATCGTCACGAGCCCCATGCGCAACGCGTGGCGCAACTTCGGCTACGACGAGATCACCGCGCACGACGACCGCTACCTGTGGGCCGACGAGTATGTCGACGTGGCCTACAAGCTGTGGGAGGGGTCGTGGGACGACGACGCGCTGCTCCAGGACAAGGTCTCCGGTCTGCACGGCGACTTCGACAAGGTGCACAAGATCAACCACGACGGCAAGCGGTACCGCGTCGAGGGACCGCACCTGGTGTCACCGTCCCCGCAGCGGACGCCGGTGCTGTTCCAGGCCGGGTCCTCGCCGGCGGGTCGCCGCTTCGCCGCCCGAAACGCCGAGGCCCAGTTCATCCTGTCGCCTACACCGCAGGCGGCGAAGGGCTTGATCGACGACACCCGTCGGCTGGTGGCCGAGGCCGGGCGGCATCCCGAGGACCTGCAGTTCTTCCAGGGGCTGTCGTTCGTCATCGGCAGCACCGAAGAGGAGGCAGCGCGTAAGGCGGCCGAGCTGGACGAGGTGCTCGACCCGTCGTCGTTCATCGCGCATATTGCCGGCAGCCTCGGCTACGACCTGGGGTTCCACGACCTCGACACCCCGGTCGGGGAGATCGAGACTCAGGGCCTCCGGAGCGTGTTGGCCTGGTTACACGAGGCCGTACCGGATCGTGAACCCACCGTTCGCGACCTGGCCGCACTGTGGGGCAAGAACGGCAGGGTGGTGGGCACCCCCGAGAGCATCGCCGACACCCTTGCGACGTGGCAGGCGGCAGGCGTCGGCGGGATCAACGTGGTGAACTCGACGATCCCGGGCAGCTACGAGGAGTTCATCGATCACGTGCTGCCGGTGCTGCGGGACCGCGGGTTGGCCAAGCGTAACTACGCCGAGGGCACAGCGCGTCGCAAGGCCACCGGTCGTGATCGACTTCCCGACACCCATCCTGCAGCCGCATACCGAGGCGCCTTCGCACCTGTGATCGCGTCATGA
- a CDS encoding LLM class flavin-dependent oxidoreductase: protein MPRTLHMNAFVMGVGHHEAAWRHPRTAEHRVLDAQHFVRLGQIAERGKLDSIFLADGLAIGPNIRRNTLAIFEPITLLSAIAGGTSRIGLIGTASTGYNHPYTLARAFASLEHISGGRAGWNIVTSGNLQEALNYGLDAIPEHAGRYRRAQEFVDVVTKLWDSWDDDAVVLDVAAAVFADPDRIRSIDHVGEHFSVKGPLNSPRSPQGRPVLVQAGSSEDGKELAAHYGEVVFTAQRTIPEGQSFSSDLKGRLAKYGRNVDELQILPGLVPFIGSSEQEAKALEREFTDLISPDYALGQLSAFFNVDLTGLPLDARLPELPPESQIEGNKSRSTLVRQLAAKGDLTIRELIGQLGGGRGHRSIAGTPEQIADDIIAWVDAGAADGFNIMPPYLPGGLDDFVDQVVPILQARGRFRTEYTEKTLRGHYGLDVPSASESRATTSA from the coding sequence ATGCCTCGCACATTGCATATGAACGCATTCGTCATGGGAGTCGGTCACCACGAAGCCGCCTGGCGCCATCCACGCACCGCCGAACATCGTGTTCTCGACGCCCAGCACTTCGTCCGGCTCGGGCAGATCGCCGAGCGCGGCAAACTTGATTCGATCTTCCTCGCCGACGGTCTGGCGATCGGACCCAACATCCGGCGCAACACGCTGGCCATCTTCGAACCGATCACGCTGCTCTCGGCCATCGCCGGTGGGACCAGCCGGATCGGCCTGATCGGCACGGCGTCAACCGGTTACAACCACCCCTACACGCTGGCGCGGGCCTTCGCGTCGCTCGAGCACATCAGCGGCGGCCGGGCGGGGTGGAACATCGTCACCTCCGGCAACCTCCAGGAGGCCCTGAACTACGGTCTCGACGCGATCCCCGAGCACGCCGGCCGCTATCGCCGGGCCCAGGAGTTCGTCGACGTCGTCACCAAGCTCTGGGACAGCTGGGACGACGACGCGGTGGTGCTCGATGTGGCCGCCGCCGTCTTCGCCGATCCCGATCGCATACGCAGCATCGATCATGTGGGAGAGCATTTTTCGGTCAAGGGCCCGCTGAACTCACCACGGTCGCCCCAGGGCCGTCCGGTGCTGGTGCAGGCCGGATCCTCAGAGGACGGCAAGGAGCTCGCCGCCCACTACGGCGAGGTGGTGTTCACCGCCCAGCGAACCATTCCCGAGGGACAGAGTTTCTCCAGCGACCTCAAGGGCCGGTTGGCGAAATACGGCCGGAATGTCGACGAACTGCAGATCCTGCCCGGCCTGGTGCCGTTCATCGGGAGCTCCGAGCAGGAGGCCAAGGCCCTCGAACGCGAGTTCACCGACCTCATCTCCCCCGATTACGCCCTGGGCCAGCTCTCGGCGTTCTTCAACGTCGACCTCACCGGTCTGCCCCTCGACGCGCGGCTGCCCGAGTTGCCGCCGGAGTCGCAGATCGAGGGCAACAAGAGTCGTTCGACACTGGTCCGGCAGCTCGCCGCGAAGGGCGACCTGACGATTCGGGAGCTCATCGGTCAACTCGGCGGCGGCCGCGGGCACCGCAGCATCGCCGGCACCCCGGAACAGATCGCCGACGACATCATCGCCTGGGTCGACGCCGGTGCGGCCGACGGTTTCAACATCATGCCGCCCTACCTACCCGGCGGATTGGACGACTTCGTCGACCAGGTGGTCCCGATCCTACAGGCGCGCGGGCGTTTTCGTACCGAATACACCGAGAAGACCCTGCGCGGTCACTACGGTCTGGATGTTCCCTCCGCATCGGAGTCGCGGGCAACGACTTCGGCGTGA
- a CDS encoding ABC transporter permease — protein sequence MSNVTLETLSQSISEVCPDSQTIPIPETAKRRKQVGRAIVGAVNSVLRATIVLALLIAFWEIAPRVGIVDKTFLPPFSAVINALVDLAKSGQLTEHISASVGRALQGFVVAVVVAVPLGIVIGWYRPVAQLLNPVLELFRNTAALALLPVFVLILGIGETSKVALVIYACIFPILLNTISGVRTVDPLLIKSARSLGLSSFRLFQKVILPAALPTIFTGIRLSAAASILVLVAAEMVGAQSGMGYLIMASQLNFQIPQMYAGILTIALVGFIFNFVLVLIERRFSRWRTPSSQ from the coding sequence ATGTCTAATGTCACCCTGGAGACGCTTTCACAGTCGATATCAGAGGTCTGCCCCGATTCGCAGACGATCCCGATACCCGAGACCGCCAAGCGGCGCAAGCAGGTGGGTCGGGCCATTGTCGGCGCCGTCAACTCGGTGCTGCGGGCGACGATCGTGCTGGCGCTACTGATCGCCTTCTGGGAGATCGCGCCGCGGGTCGGAATCGTCGACAAGACCTTCCTGCCACCGTTTTCCGCCGTGATCAACGCGCTGGTGGACCTGGCCAAGAGCGGTCAACTGACGGAACACATCTCGGCGAGCGTCGGCCGCGCCCTGCAGGGCTTTGTGGTCGCAGTCGTGGTAGCGGTGCCGCTGGGCATCGTCATCGGGTGGTACCGGCCGGTGGCACAGCTGCTCAATCCGGTCCTCGAGTTGTTCCGCAACACCGCGGCCCTCGCGCTACTGCCCGTGTTCGTCCTGATCCTCGGCATCGGCGAGACGTCCAAGGTTGCGCTGGTGATCTACGCCTGCATCTTCCCGATCCTGCTGAACACGATCTCGGGTGTTCGCACGGTGGATCCGCTGCTGATCAAGTCCGCAAGGTCGCTGGGTCTTTCGTCGTTCCGGTTGTTCCAGAAGGTGATCCTTCCGGCCGCGCTCCCGACGATCTTCACCGGCATCCGCCTCTCCGCGGCCGCATCGATCCTGGTTCTGGTCGCAGCCGAGATGGTCGGAGCCCAGTCCGGGATGGGGTATCTCATCATGGCGAGCCAGCTCAACTTCCAGATCCCCCAGATGTACGCCGGCATCCTCACCATCGCGCTCGTAGGGTTCATCTTCAACTTCGTGCTGGTGCTGATCGAACGCCGGTTCTCCCGGTGGCGCACACCGTCCAGCCAGTGA
- a CDS encoding lipase family protein: MALAAMLVMVASMNLAPRATADPAQFEQQCPQPDPNCWGSDESRYAAFYTPPDPLPTGKPGDLIRFEASPLVLEPSGQLGAYVADGTRIMYRSTDNSGNPVAVTGTYFEPHNPWPGQGPRPLIAYATGPYGLGDQCAPSRMFNQGIHFSSGLDLHFGYEETFIATMVARGFAVVVTDGVGLGTPGPVPIMMRQAAGTALLDAARAAMKLPGTSLEPHGPVALWGWSSGGQASGSAAELAPSYAPDLHLVGAWVGAPPADLTLLPPFLDGSLFFVALGYALNGIAAAYPQAAPLLLPALSDQGKDLLTRSSTMCVVEGVLTFSFHHLNEYFNVDPAEVFSSEAVRTVLNAQRLGTTKPAIPVFISTNRFDPFISWGGSRQLALDWCAQGADVELWTNRKPPFLNKLAINHLLPYFVDGERAMGWITDRFNGLPTTPHCADIPSD, translated from the coding sequence ATGGCGCTGGCGGCGATGCTGGTGATGGTTGCCTCGATGAACCTCGCGCCGCGGGCGACCGCCGATCCGGCGCAGTTCGAGCAGCAGTGCCCCCAGCCCGACCCCAACTGCTGGGGATCCGACGAGTCCCGGTATGCGGCGTTCTACACCCCGCCGGACCCGCTGCCCACCGGAAAGCCCGGCGACCTGATCCGATTCGAGGCTTCGCCACTGGTGTTGGAACCGTCGGGCCAGTTGGGTGCCTACGTGGCCGACGGCACCCGGATCATGTACCGCAGCACCGACAACAGCGGCAACCCGGTCGCGGTCACGGGCACCTACTTCGAACCGCACAACCCCTGGCCCGGCCAAGGACCGCGGCCACTGATCGCCTACGCGACCGGCCCGTACGGGCTGGGTGATCAATGCGCCCCGTCGCGGATGTTCAACCAGGGCATCCACTTCTCCTCGGGCCTGGACCTGCATTTCGGTTACGAGGAAACCTTCATCGCCACCATGGTGGCACGTGGATTCGCCGTCGTGGTCACCGACGGCGTCGGACTGGGCACCCCCGGCCCGGTCCCGATCATGATGCGACAAGCCGCCGGCACAGCCCTTCTCGACGCCGCGCGCGCGGCGATGAAACTACCCGGCACGTCGCTGGAGCCGCATGGGCCGGTCGCACTGTGGGGATGGTCCTCGGGCGGACAGGCCTCCGGTTCGGCGGCCGAACTGGCGCCCAGCTACGCGCCGGACCTGCACCTGGTCGGCGCCTGGGTCGGGGCGCCACCGGCCGATCTGACCCTGCTGCCGCCGTTCCTCGACGGCAGCCTCTTCTTCGTCGCGCTCGGGTACGCGCTCAACGGGATCGCAGCCGCATACCCGCAGGCCGCTCCGCTGCTCCTGCCCGCCCTCTCCGATCAGGGCAAGGATCTGCTGACCCGCTCATCGACCATGTGCGTGGTCGAAGGGGTTCTGACGTTTAGCTTCCATCACCTCAACGAATACTTCAACGTCGATCCCGCCGAGGTGTTCAGCTCAGAGGCCGTCAGAACCGTTCTGAACGCTCAGCGCCTCGGGACAACGAAGCCCGCCATACCGGTGTTCATCAGCACCAACCGATTCGACCCGTTCATCTCGTGGGGAGGGTCGCGTCAACTCGCACTGGACTGGTGCGCCCAGGGCGCCGACGTCGAGTTATGGACCAACCGCAAACCGCCGTTCCTGAACAAACTCGCGATCAACCACCTGCTGCCCTACTTCGTCGATGGCGAACGCGCAATGGGCTGGATCACCGACCGTTTCAACGGGTTGCCCACCACACCCCATTGCGCGGACATACCATCCGACTAG
- a CDS encoding TauD/TfdA dioxygenase family protein translates to MTITDNITATTLDFASVAGHIGAGVSGIDLTAPLDVELAEAVVEGLHRYKVLFFRDQHVDHAQQIAFARTFGPVTASHPYDDDAPADFPEILKIDNRDYERKFGVKAASYTNEWHTDVTALVNPPAVSILRAGNTPVRGGDTSWTNLVAAYAGLPDSIKDLVDGLRAEHRFGGRHPVFEEGSIYGEKVAKTPLVSEHPVVRVHPATGEKILFVQPGFTSRIVGYSRRQSDALLDLLFDEVTNSAYTVRFRWREGSIAVWDNRATAHLAPGDVNHLDVARVLYRTTIEGDIPVGVDGAPSVAISGAQFTGS, encoded by the coding sequence ATGACCATCACCGACAACATCACCGCCACCACACTCGACTTCGCATCCGTCGCCGGTCATATCGGGGCCGGAGTCTCCGGCATCGATTTGACCGCGCCGCTGGACGTCGAGCTGGCCGAGGCCGTGGTAGAAGGCCTTCATCGGTACAAGGTGTTGTTCTTCCGCGACCAACACGTCGATCACGCGCAGCAGATCGCTTTCGCGCGGACCTTCGGCCCGGTGACCGCCTCGCATCCCTATGACGACGATGCGCCCGCCGACTTCCCCGAGATCCTGAAGATCGACAACCGCGACTACGAGCGGAAGTTCGGGGTCAAGGCGGCGAGTTACACCAACGAATGGCACACCGACGTTACCGCTCTGGTCAATCCGCCCGCGGTCTCGATCCTGCGCGCCGGCAACACACCGGTCCGCGGCGGCGACACCAGCTGGACCAACCTGGTGGCGGCCTATGCGGGACTGCCCGATTCGATCAAGGATCTGGTCGACGGATTGCGCGCGGAACACCGTTTCGGTGGTCGACACCCGGTGTTCGAGGAGGGCAGCATATACGGCGAGAAGGTTGCCAAGACCCCGCTCGTCTCCGAACATCCGGTGGTGCGGGTGCATCCGGCGACCGGTGAGAAAATCCTCTTCGTCCAGCCCGGGTTCACCAGCCGGATTGTCGGTTACAGCCGACGGCAGAGCGACGCCCTGCTCGATCTGCTCTTCGACGAGGTGACCAACTCGGCCTACACGGTGCGATTTCGGTGGCGCGAGGGCAGCATCGCGGTCTGGGACAACCGTGCGACCGCCCATCTGGCGCCCGGCGATGTCAATCATCTCGACGTTGCGCGGGTGCTCTACCGGACCACCATCGAGGGCGACATCCCGGTCGGCGTCGACGGGGCGCCGTCGGTCGCGATCTCCGGCGCCCAATTCACGGGCTCCTGA
- a CDS encoding IclR family transcriptional regulator, producing MDTGDTTSLRPRTGSQAIERAISVLYALESADHFVPISELAFRVGLPVSTTHRIAQALVRGRLLTQDPQTDCYGIGDGLLTLATSTNRRIDVEAAAPHLHALSSQIRITASLGIAEDDQAVTVYSARPPVAFCRHQIPQPRAPLDTTAMGRAIVAFAGRRARRDGHAPAIDTARRRGYALSDPADVTAIAVPVFDAGGRVRASVSVQALSVRLNPSLISQIYPVMRSTAAMLSDSVTEASQRMDSAALLCSTI from the coding sequence ATGGACACTGGTGACACGACGTCGCTGCGACCGCGGACGGGGTCGCAGGCGATCGAGCGAGCGATCTCCGTGCTCTACGCACTCGAGAGCGCCGACCATTTCGTCCCGATCAGCGAACTGGCCTTCCGCGTCGGGCTCCCGGTGAGCACCACCCACCGGATCGCCCAGGCACTCGTCCGGGGACGTCTGCTGACCCAAGACCCGCAGACCGACTGCTATGGGATCGGCGACGGACTGCTGACGCTGGCCACCTCGACCAACCGGCGGATCGATGTCGAGGCCGCGGCCCCCCACCTGCACGCACTGTCGTCACAGATCAGGATCACCGCGAGTCTCGGCATCGCCGAGGATGATCAGGCTGTGACGGTCTACTCCGCGCGCCCGCCCGTCGCGTTCTGCCGCCACCAGATCCCTCAGCCGCGTGCCCCGCTCGACACCACGGCGATGGGCCGCGCGATCGTCGCCTTCGCCGGCCGGCGTGCTCGCCGCGACGGCCACGCACCCGCCATCGACACGGCTCGGCGCCGCGGATACGCCCTCTCCGACCCTGCCGACGTCACCGCGATCGCGGTTCCGGTGTTCGACGCCGGCGGCCGCGTCCGGGCCTCGGTGAGCGTGCAGGCCCTCAGTGTTCGCCTCAATCCATCGCTGATCTCTCAGATTTATCCGGTGATGCGTAGCACCGCGGCGATGCTGTCCGACTCGGTCACCGAAGCCTCGCAACGGATGGACTCGGCGGCGCTTTTATGCAGTACGATTTAA